The Prunus persica cultivar Lovell chromosome G7, Prunus_persica_NCBIv2, whole genome shotgun sequence genome has a segment encoding these proteins:
- the LOC109950437 gene encoding uncharacterized protein LOC109950437: protein MSRLASDVVEDALMSEEGCELLSETLKSLQVKLKLLKDGPSNNEVGGPSSQTQYMKDPKRVRCKGRSKGVTGAKEKAMKRGIRHCRECGHIGHDRRQCPALNTPTSPSNNDESTPIHRSDPLFDDFDRMHGPTE, encoded by the exons ATGTCTCGACTTGCTTCAGATGTGGTTGAGGATGCATTAATGAGTGAAGAAGGATGTGAGCTACTGTCAGAGACTCTAAAAAGTTTGCaggtgaagttgaagttgctgAAGGATGGACCAAGTAATAACGAAGTTGGAGGGCCCAGctctcaaacacaatataTGAAAGACCCTAAGAGAGTGAGGTGCAAAGGAAGGTCGAAAGGAGTAACGGgagcaaaggaaaaggcaatgaAGCGAGGGATTAGACACTGTCGGGAGTGTGGACACATTGGTCATGATAGAAGACAATGCCCAGCCTTGAACACACC GACATCACCGTCGAACAATGACGAATCAACTCCAATACATCGTAGTGACCCATTATTCGACGATTTTGACAGGATGCACGGACCAACTGAatga